The following are encoded together in the Thermomonas brevis genome:
- a CDS encoding SDR family oxidoreductase produces MNLDLAGKHALVCGASEGIGRAAAFELARLGATVTLLSRRADVLRDIAATLPRERGQAHGHLAADMADAAALRAAVDALAARQPVHILVNNTGGPPGGPAHAASIDAYLDAFHHHLIANQTLVQALLPGMRAARWGRIVNVISTSVYEPIPNLGVSNTIRGAVASWAKTLSRELGPDGITVNNVLPGYTRTRRLEQILADRSAASGKTQDEVAQAMLATVPVGRFAEAEEPGGVIAFLCTPAAAYVNGQSIAVDGGRMQSI; encoded by the coding sequence ATGAACCTCGATCTCGCCGGAAAACACGCGCTGGTCTGCGGCGCCTCCGAAGGCATCGGCCGCGCCGCCGCATTCGAGCTGGCCCGGCTCGGCGCCACCGTCACCCTGCTCTCGCGCCGCGCGGACGTGCTGCGCGACATCGCCGCGACGCTGCCGCGCGAACGCGGCCAGGCCCACGGCCACCTCGCCGCCGACATGGCCGACGCCGCCGCGCTGCGCGCCGCCGTCGATGCGCTGGCCGCGCGGCAGCCCGTGCACATCCTGGTCAACAACACCGGCGGGCCGCCGGGCGGGCCGGCGCACGCGGCGTCCATCGACGCCTACCTCGACGCCTTCCACCACCACCTGATCGCCAACCAGACGCTGGTGCAGGCGCTGCTGCCGGGCATGCGCGCGGCGCGCTGGGGCCGCATCGTCAACGTGATCTCCACTTCGGTGTACGAGCCGATCCCCAACCTCGGCGTCTCCAACACCATCCGCGGCGCGGTGGCGAGCTGGGCCAAGACGCTGTCGCGCGAACTCGGCCCCGACGGCATCACCGTCAACAACGTGCTGCCCGGCTATACCCGCACGCGCCGGCTGGAGCAGATCCTGGCCGACCGCAGCGCCGCCTCCGGCAAGACGCAGGACGAAGTGGCGCAGGCGATGCTGGCGACGGTGCCGGTCGGCCGCTTCGCCGAGGCGGAAGAACCGGGCGGCGTGATCGCCTTCCTCTGCACGCCGGCGGCGGCCTACGTGAACGGCCAGTCCATCGCGGTGGACGGCGGCCGCATGCAGTCGATCTGA
- the nei gene encoding endonuclease VIII yields the protein MPEGPEIRRAADRLAAAVAGQTVVRAQFAFPALKRFERELPGSRILSITPRGKALLTAFDNGWTLYTHNQLYGVWKVAEPGQRPDTSRSLRVALETEHAAILLYSASDIELWRSDEIEAHPFLQGLGPDVLDMALDEAAVAARLQSPSFRGRALGGLLLDQGFLAGMGNYLRAEVLFDASLHPSQRPRDLDAAQTAHLAKALLAIPRHSYATRGIEPTPGMRADYLAHEGERFRFRVFKREGQPCERCGTPIARITSQSRPLYLCPRCQPG from the coding sequence ATGCCGGAAGGCCCGGAAATCCGTCGCGCCGCCGATCGCCTGGCCGCCGCGGTGGCCGGGCAGACGGTGGTGCGCGCGCAGTTCGCGTTTCCCGCGCTGAAGCGGTTCGAGCGCGAGCTGCCGGGCAGCCGCATCCTCTCCATCACGCCGCGCGGCAAGGCGCTGCTGACCGCATTCGACAACGGCTGGACGCTGTACACGCACAACCAGCTCTATGGCGTGTGGAAGGTCGCGGAACCGGGCCAGCGCCCGGACACCTCCCGCAGCCTGCGCGTCGCGCTGGAAACCGAGCACGCGGCGATCCTGCTGTATTCGGCCTCCGACATCGAACTTTGGCGCAGCGACGAAATCGAAGCGCATCCGTTCCTGCAAGGACTGGGGCCGGACGTGCTGGACATGGCGCTGGACGAAGCCGCCGTGGCCGCGCGCCTGCAATCGCCCTCATTCCGCGGCCGCGCACTGGGCGGCCTGCTGCTGGACCAGGGCTTCCTCGCCGGCATGGGCAACTACCTGCGCGCGGAAGTGCTGTTCGACGCCAGCCTGCATCCCTCGCAGCGCCCGCGCGATTTGGACGCGGCGCAAACCGCGCATCTCGCAAAAGCACTGCTGGCGATCCCGCGCCACAGCTACGCCACGCGCGGCATCGAGCCCACGCCGGGCATGCGCGCCGACTACCTGGCGCACGAGGGCGAACGCTTCCGCTTCCGCGTGTTCAAGCGCGAGGGCCAGCCGTGCGAACGCTGCGGCACGCCGATCGCGCGCATCACCAGTCAGTCGCGTCCGCTGTACCTATGCCCCCGCTGCCAGCCCGGCTGA
- a CDS encoding aldehyde dehydrogenase: MQRFGHVIGAACGETTSARWLPVFDPANAQPYAQVADGDAATVEAAVASASAAAPGWAALRNSERARHLERLADALEARLDAFARAEAIDAGKPLALARDIEIPRAVSNLRFFAHAATQFASESHHGEAGLNYTLRLPLGVAGCISPWNLPLYLFTWKIAPALAAGNAVVAKPSEITPATATMLGELALEVGLPPGVLNIVHGLGPNVGEPLVAHPQVKAISFTGSTAVGRRIAGIAGPLLKKVSLELGGKNATLVFADGDWRANLDTLVRSAFQNSGQICLCGSRVLVERAIYDEFRDAFVERARALRLGAPLESGVRLGPMVSQAHFDKVMVAIDRARAEGGRVLCGGEALDRPGWFIAPTVIEGLGPDCATNREEIFGPVATLQAFDDDDEALTLANASDYGLSASVWTRDLARAHRFAAQLRVGIVWINAWLMRDLRTPFGGTGNSGLGREGGLEAMRFFTEPKNVGISL, from the coding sequence ATGCAACGATTCGGACACGTGATCGGCGCGGCCTGCGGCGAAACGACCAGCGCGCGCTGGCTGCCGGTGTTCGATCCCGCCAATGCGCAACCGTATGCACAGGTCGCCGACGGCGACGCGGCCACCGTCGAAGCGGCCGTCGCCTCCGCGAGCGCCGCCGCGCCGGGCTGGGCCGCGCTGCGCAACAGCGAACGCGCGCGTCATCTGGAGCGGCTGGCGGACGCGCTGGAAGCGAGGCTCGACGCCTTCGCCCGCGCCGAAGCCATCGACGCCGGCAAGCCGCTGGCGCTGGCCCGCGATATCGAAATCCCGCGCGCCGTCTCCAACCTGCGCTTCTTCGCCCACGCGGCCACCCAGTTCGCCAGCGAATCGCACCACGGCGAAGCTGGCCTGAACTATACCCTGCGCCTGCCGCTGGGCGTGGCCGGCTGCATCAGCCCGTGGAACCTGCCGCTGTACTTGTTCACCTGGAAGATCGCACCCGCGCTGGCCGCCGGCAACGCGGTGGTGGCGAAGCCGTCCGAGATCACGCCCGCCACCGCGACGATGCTGGGCGAGCTGGCGCTGGAAGTCGGTCTGCCGCCGGGCGTGCTCAACATCGTCCACGGCCTCGGTCCGAACGTCGGCGAGCCGCTGGTCGCGCATCCGCAGGTCAAGGCGATCTCGTTCACCGGCAGCACCGCCGTGGGCCGGCGCATCGCCGGCATCGCCGGGCCGCTGTTGAAGAAGGTGTCGCTGGAGTTGGGCGGCAAGAACGCGACGCTGGTGTTCGCCGATGGCGACTGGCGCGCAAACCTCGACACGCTGGTGCGCAGCGCGTTCCAGAACAGCGGACAGATCTGCCTGTGCGGTTCGCGCGTGCTGGTCGAACGCGCGATTTACGACGAGTTCCGCGACGCCTTCGTGGAGCGCGCTCGCGCATTGCGCCTCGGCGCGCCGCTGGAAAGCGGCGTGCGACTCGGCCCGATGGTCTCGCAGGCGCATTTCGACAAGGTGATGGTCGCCATCGACCGCGCGCGCGCCGAAGGCGGCCGCGTGCTGTGCGGCGGCGAGGCACTGGATCGCCCCGGCTGGTTCATCGCGCCCACCGTGATCGAAGGCCTCGGCCCGGACTGCGCCACCAACCGCGAGGAAATCTTCGGCCCGGTCGCCACGCTGCAAGCGTTCGATGACGACGACGAAGCGCTGACGCTCGCCAACGCCTCCGACTACGGCCTGTCCGCCAGCGTGTGGACGCGCGACCTCGCCCGCGCCCACCGCTTCGCCGCGCAGCTGCGCGTGGGCATCGTCTGGATCAACGCCTGGCTGATGCGCGACCTGCGCACGCCGTTCGGCGGCACCGGCAACTCCGGCCTCGGCCGCGAAGGCGGACTGGAGGCGATGCGCTTCTTCACTGAACCCAAGAACGTGGGGATCAGCCTGTGA
- the can gene encoding carbonate dehydratase, translating to MKKELETLLRNNQEWAERVTREDPTFFERLSKQQAPKYLWIGCSDSRVPANQVIDLVPGEVFVHRNIANVMVHTDLNCMSTIQFAVDVLKVRHILVVGHYGCGGVGAALHGTRLGLVDNWIRHVGDVAQKHAALLGQLPAEQRHDTLCELNAIEQAENVCLTTVVQDAWARGQLLAVHGWVYSLADGKVRELGMDVDTPDALPSVYAGAIAGVRERHGIGA from the coding sequence ATGAAGAAAGAACTCGAAACCCTGTTGCGCAACAACCAGGAATGGGCCGAGCGCGTGACGCGCGAGGATCCGACCTTCTTCGAACGATTGTCGAAGCAGCAGGCGCCGAAGTACCTGTGGATCGGCTGCTCCGATTCGCGCGTGCCGGCGAACCAGGTCATCGACCTGGTGCCGGGCGAGGTATTCGTCCACCGCAACATCGCCAACGTGATGGTGCATACCGACCTCAACTGCATGTCCACCATCCAGTTCGCAGTCGACGTGCTGAAGGTGCGGCACATCCTGGTGGTCGGCCACTACGGCTGCGGCGGCGTCGGCGCGGCGCTGCACGGCACCCGGCTGGGGCTGGTGGACAACTGGATCCGCCACGTCGGCGATGTGGCGCAAAAGCACGCCGCGCTGCTCGGGCAGCTTCCCGCCGAACAGCGCCACGACACCCTGTGCGAACTCAACGCCATCGAGCAGGCGGAAAACGTCTGCCTGACCACCGTGGTGCAGGACGCCTGGGCGCGCGGCCAGCTGCTGGCCGTGCACGGCTGGGTCTACAGCCTGGCCGACGGCAAGGTGCGCGAGCTGGGCATGGACGTGGACACGCCCGACGCGTTGCCGTCCGTATACGCGGGCGCGATCGCCGGCGTGCGCGAGCGCCACGGGATCGGCGCATGA
- a CDS encoding RidA family protein, with amino-acid sequence MNDGIHAGNAPKAVGHYPHARRVGDLLFLSGIGPRDPADNSIPGNEYFADGRLRKYDIEAQVRAVLANVRAVLDASGARWDDLVDVTVYLTDMARDFKAYNAIWAEHFPDAANAPCRTTVGITALPTPIAIELKCVAAFGSRP; translated from the coding sequence ATGAACGACGGCATCCACGCCGGCAATGCGCCGAAAGCCGTGGGCCACTACCCGCACGCGCGCCGCGTCGGCGACCTGCTGTTCCTGTCCGGCATCGGCCCGCGCGATCCGGCCGACAATTCCATTCCAGGCAACGAGTATTTCGCCGACGGCCGCCTGCGCAAGTACGACATCGAGGCGCAGGTCCGCGCCGTGCTGGCCAACGTGCGCGCGGTGCTGGACGCCAGCGGCGCACGCTGGGACGACCTGGTCGACGTCACCGTCTACCTCACCGACATGGCGCGCGACTTCAAGGCGTACAACGCGATCTGGGCCGAGCATTTCCCCGATGCCGCCAACGCGCCCTGCCGCACCACCGTGGGCATCACCGCACTACCCACGCCGATCGCCATCGAGCTGAAGTGCGTCGCCGCTTTCGGGAGCCGCCCATGA
- a CDS encoding 3-hydroxyanthranilate 3,4-dioxygenase encodes MLPAAFNLHAWIEEHRHLLKPPVGNKCIVQEDFIVMIVGGPNARTDYHFEEGPEWFFQLEGEMVLRVQEDFDGERGTARDIPIRAGEVFYLPPRVPHSPQRMEHSVGLVIERKRLPHEDDALMWFCVNCNHKLYADFFHLVDIERDFFRVFEKFYRDDRLRTCKQCGTLNPRPGRYEQPAE; translated from the coding sequence ATGCTGCCCGCCGCCTTCAACCTGCACGCTTGGATCGAGGAACACCGCCACCTGCTGAAGCCGCCGGTGGGCAACAAGTGCATCGTGCAGGAGGACTTCATCGTGATGATCGTCGGCGGGCCGAACGCGCGCACCGACTACCACTTCGAGGAAGGCCCCGAGTGGTTCTTCCAGCTGGAAGGCGAGATGGTGCTGCGCGTGCAGGAAGACTTCGACGGCGAGCGCGGCACCGCGCGCGACATCCCGATCCGCGCCGGCGAGGTGTTCTACCTGCCGCCGCGCGTGCCGCATTCGCCGCAGCGGATGGAGCACTCGGTGGGGCTGGTGATCGAGCGCAAGCGCCTGCCGCACGAGGACGACGCGCTGATGTGGTTCTGCGTGAACTGCAACCACAAGCTGTACGCGGATTTCTTCCACCTCGTCGACATCGAGCGGGATTTCTTCCGCGTGTTCGAGAAGTTCTACCGCGACGACCGCCTGCGCACCTGCAAGCAGTGCGGCACGCTCAATCCGCGGCCGGGGCGCTACGAGCAGCCGGCGGAATAG
- a CDS encoding TonB-dependent siderophore receptor — translation MSATSRFLPVRRRSPLALAVIAALLAPALAAAQSSAPQASDRTPVDLDKVQVNAYRTTSHTSGATKTDAAVAETPQSVSVIARDELDARGVQNLNEAMRYVAGVALESSGIDNRVDDFRVRGYDAGSWSNNVTVDGMRAPQGSQWNRTMVDSWNLERVEVLKGPSAVMYGQVAPGGMVNQVSKTPEPGQAQVARVGIDGNGQYSAAFDLGTGSDDRRHLLRLVGLYRDGQTQIDHTEQQHWFLAPSYTLQLAERTRLTLLGLYQRDDGGSTYQFLPMDGTLRPTAYGRMKNSTFIGEPGWNTFDRTVWAAGWLFEHGFNEHWTLAQSARHTHVDSLFRTVVTNGKLNPDGRTQKRRATWGEGDSDGKTVDTRLTGKFAIGAARHTVLLGVDWQKADWQGARGAMRDPLPIDIFNPVYSDYVPVTNSIGYSGGVNEQTGAYLQDQIALDNWRFTLGGRYDRTDDDTFTRSYNALTGVYGPVVPTKVKNSAFTGNAGVLYAAGNGLSPYLSYAESFQPAGSNTNQSHDRTPFDPITGKQWEGGVKYQPAGFDGLLTLSVFDLRQQNMLIDDPDATHMDCGAAGNGRCQVQAGEGRVRGVELEARVTPLDGFSVIGAASRMDSELTRANAAVQGKQLAMVPDWTTALWADYTFQAGALSGLSLAAGVRYNGESYGDTANLYRIPSYSLWDAALRYDLGRHGAVSTQLSLNVSNLADKTFVSTCSGESSCFYGTGRTLTATARFSW, via the coding sequence ATGTCCGCCACCTCCCGCTTCCTGCCCGTCCGCAGGCGCTCCCCGCTTGCCCTCGCCGTGATCGCCGCGCTGCTCGCGCCGGCGCTGGCCGCCGCCCAGAGCTCCGCCCCGCAGGCCAGCGACCGGACCCCGGTCGATCTGGACAAGGTGCAGGTCAACGCCTACCGCACCACCAGCCACACCTCCGGCGCGACCAAGACCGACGCCGCGGTGGCCGAGACGCCGCAGTCGGTCTCGGTGATCGCCCGCGACGAGCTGGACGCGCGCGGCGTGCAGAACCTCAACGAGGCGATGCGCTACGTGGCCGGCGTGGCGCTGGAGAGCAGCGGCATCGACAACCGCGTGGACGACTTCCGCGTCCGCGGCTACGACGCCGGCAGCTGGAGCAACAACGTCACCGTGGACGGCATGCGCGCCCCGCAGGGCAGCCAGTGGAACCGCACGATGGTGGACAGCTGGAACCTGGAGCGCGTCGAAGTGCTGAAGGGCCCGTCGGCGGTGATGTACGGTCAGGTGGCGCCGGGCGGCATGGTCAACCAGGTCAGCAAGACGCCGGAGCCGGGCCAGGCGCAGGTAGCGCGCGTGGGCATCGACGGCAACGGCCAGTACAGCGCCGCCTTCGACCTCGGCACCGGCAGCGACGACCGCCGCCACCTGCTCCGCCTGGTCGGCCTGTACCGCGACGGCCAGACCCAGATCGACCACACCGAACAGCAGCACTGGTTTCTCGCCCCTAGCTACACCCTGCAGCTCGCCGAGCGCACCCGTCTGACCCTGCTCGGCCTGTACCAGCGCGACGACGGCGGCTCCACCTACCAGTTCCTGCCGATGGACGGCACGCTGCGGCCCACCGCGTACGGGCGGATGAAGAACAGCACCTTCATCGGCGAGCCGGGCTGGAACACCTTCGACCGCACCGTCTGGGCCGCCGGCTGGCTGTTCGAGCACGGCTTCAACGAGCACTGGACGCTGGCCCAGAGCGCGCGCCACACCCACGTGGATTCGCTGTTCCGCACGGTGGTGACCAACGGCAAGCTCAATCCCGACGGCCGCACCCAGAAGCGCCGCGCCACCTGGGGCGAAGGCGATTCCGACGGCAAGACCGTCGACACGCGCCTGACCGGCAAGTTCGCCATCGGCGCGGCCAGGCACACCGTGCTGCTGGGCGTGGACTGGCAGAAAGCCGACTGGCAGGGCGCGCGCGGCGCGATGCGCGATCCGCTGCCGATCGACATCTTCAATCCGGTCTACAGCGACTACGTGCCGGTCACCAATAGCATCGGCTACAGCGGCGGCGTCAACGAGCAGACCGGCGCCTATCTGCAGGACCAGATCGCGCTGGACAACTGGCGCTTCACCCTCGGCGGCCGCTACGACCGCACCGACGACGACACCTTCACCCGCAGCTACAACGCGCTGACCGGCGTCTACGGCCCGGTGGTGCCCACCAAGGTGAAGAACAGCGCCTTCACCGGCAACGCCGGCGTGCTGTACGCGGCCGGCAACGGGCTGTCGCCGTACCTGAGCTACGCCGAATCGTTCCAGCCGGCCGGCAGCAACACCAACCAGAGCCACGACCGCACTCCGTTCGACCCGATCACCGGCAAGCAGTGGGAAGGCGGCGTGAAGTACCAGCCGGCCGGCTTCGACGGCCTGCTCACCCTGTCGGTCTTCGATCTGCGCCAGCAGAACATGCTGATCGACGATCCCGACGCCACCCACATGGACTGCGGCGCCGCCGGCAACGGCCGCTGCCAGGTGCAGGCGGGCGAAGGCCGGGTGCGCGGCGTGGAGCTGGAGGCGCGGGTGACGCCGCTGGACGGCTTCAGCGTGATCGGCGCGGCCTCGCGGATGGATTCCGAACTGACCCGCGCCAACGCCGCCGTGCAGGGCAAGCAACTGGCGATGGTGCCGGACTGGACCACCGCGCTGTGGGCCGACTACACCTTCCAGGCCGGCGCGCTGTCGGGCCTGAGCCTCGCCGCCGGCGTGCGCTACAACGGCGAAAGCTATGGCGACACCGCCAACCTGTACCGGATCCCGTCGTACTCGCTGTGGGACGCGGCGCTCCGCTACGACCTCGGCCGCCACGGCGCGGTGTCCACGCAGCTGTCGCTCAACGTCAGCAACCTGGCCGACAAGACCTTCGTGTCCACGTGCAGCGGCGAGTCCTCGTGCTTCTACGGCACCGGCCGCACCCTCACCGCCACCGCGCGGTTCAGCTGGTGA
- the fes gene encoding enterochelin esterase — translation MKRLALLLLALWLALPAAAQPDLSRRIGATVADTGAPGYRFEQFRLDSADGQRHYRIRVALPVATPPANGFASVWLLDGNAALMELRAEQFARWSKAPSPPVLVFLSYDNDLRIDADARAFDYTPRRPGGEDAQLDPLGGRRNGGADAFLDLIERKIAPKVAALAKLDPARRTLWGHSYGGVLALHALLTRPAMFDAYAAADPSLWWGDGHLLRETDTLPAWPVPRPHLLLWTGTSDASPQAPTKTTTPASPQRDPTQLDRMRRARASVPADAPERLAGRLRASGLTVDAHSLPGLAHGQTLGASLLTLLDDIANTAAPVLDANGTLTTGATQAHRLALHRGDYVAGMLEAQADAPSLWLDDPQGRPLRRLLEAGRPNDFLFVADRDGTYALRARADQGPTRYRLRIERVLPASQQRTVEAPLRSPRLRALRAQLQAGGDTQAFWEQIAREGAPLIEQVDGATLVTFVWRGARSNVRLFAAPTGDMEELQRLDGSDVWYGSYAIPADTRMSYQLAPDVPQLPEGGRAARRAVLATLRRDPLNPRFWPADAPDEFARESILELPDAPAQRAVQPAGHPAGRIERLRLASARLGNTRAIDLYRSPGYRAGDPRNALLVVFDGRDYQDAIPTPLILDNLHAEGAIPPVLAVFVANPDAEARARELPCNPAFGDFLADELLPFVEARAGALPPAARTVLAGASYGGLASACVALQHPQRFGNVLSQSGSFWWAPDAASGQPQEEPEWLTRRYAEASRQPIRFWLEAGRFETGHGQSGILETNRHLRDVLRAKGYAVAHREFSGGHDWYHWRGGLADGIAALLSPSTFPDTAPAAASAISSHKDD, via the coding sequence GTGAAGCGGCTCGCGCTGCTCCTGTTGGCGCTGTGGCTGGCCCTGCCGGCCGCGGCGCAGCCGGACCTGTCGCGCCGGATCGGCGCCACCGTGGCCGATACCGGCGCGCCGGGCTACCGCTTCGAGCAGTTCCGGCTGGACTCGGCGGACGGCCAGCGCCACTACCGCATCCGGGTGGCGCTGCCCGTTGCCACGCCGCCGGCCAACGGCTTCGCCTCGGTCTGGCTGCTGGACGGCAACGCCGCGCTGATGGAGCTGCGCGCCGAACAGTTCGCGCGCTGGTCGAAAGCGCCATCGCCGCCGGTGCTGGTGTTCCTGTCCTACGACAACGACCTGCGGATCGACGCCGACGCCCGCGCGTTCGACTACACCCCGCGCCGGCCCGGCGGCGAGGACGCGCAGCTCGACCCGCTGGGCGGACGTCGCAACGGCGGCGCGGACGCCTTCCTCGACCTGATCGAACGGAAGATCGCGCCGAAGGTCGCCGCGCTGGCGAAGCTCGATCCCGCGCGGCGCACGCTGTGGGGCCATTCCTACGGCGGCGTGCTGGCGCTGCACGCGCTGCTGACGCGGCCGGCGATGTTCGATGCCTATGCGGCAGCCGATCCCTCGCTGTGGTGGGGCGACGGCCACCTGCTGCGCGAAACCGACACCTTGCCGGCCTGGCCCGTGCCGCGTCCGCACCTGCTGCTGTGGACAGGCACGTCCGATGCGTCGCCGCAAGCGCCGACGAAGACGACAACGCCCGCATCGCCACAGCGCGATCCAACCCAGCTCGACCGCATGCGCCGCGCGCGCGCCAGCGTGCCCGCGGATGCGCCCGAGCGCCTTGCCGGACGCCTGCGCGCCAGCGGCTTGACCGTGGACGCGCACTCCCTGCCCGGCCTCGCCCACGGACAGACGCTGGGCGCGTCGCTGCTGACGCTGCTGGACGACATCGCCAACACTGCCGCGCCGGTGCTGGACGCAAACGGAACGCTGACCACCGGCGCAACGCAGGCGCATCGTCTCGCCCTGCATCGCGGCGACTACGTGGCCGGCATGCTGGAGGCGCAGGCCGATGCCCCCAGCCTGTGGCTGGACGATCCGCAGGGCCGGCCGTTGCGCCGGCTGCTCGAAGCCGGTCGCCCGAACGACTTCCTGTTCGTGGCCGACCGCGACGGCACCTACGCATTGCGCGCCCGCGCCGACCAGGGCCCGACGCGCTACCGGCTGCGGATCGAACGCGTGCTGCCGGCGTCGCAGCAGCGCACCGTCGAAGCGCCATTGCGCAGCCCGCGCCTGCGGGCGCTGCGCGCGCAGCTGCAAGCCGGCGGCGATACGCAGGCGTTCTGGGAGCAGATCGCCAGGGAAGGCGCTCCTCTGATCGAACAGGTGGACGGCGCGACGCTGGTCACCTTCGTGTGGCGCGGCGCGCGCAGCAACGTGCGCCTGTTCGCCGCACCCACCGGCGACATGGAGGAATTGCAGCGGCTGGACGGCAGCGACGTCTGGTACGGCAGCTACGCGATCCCCGCCGACACCCGCATGTCCTACCAGCTCGCACCGGACGTGCCGCAGCTGCCCGAAGGCGGACGCGCCGCGCGCCGCGCGGTGCTGGCGACGCTGCGGCGCGACCCGCTCAACCCGCGCTTCTGGCCGGCCGACGCGCCGGACGAGTTCGCCCGCGAATCCATCCTCGAACTGCCGGACGCGCCCGCGCAGCGCGCCGTGCAGCCGGCCGGCCATCCCGCCGGCCGCATCGAGCGCCTGCGCCTGGCAAGCGCGCGCCTCGGCAACACCCGCGCCATCGACCTGTATCGCTCACCCGGCTACCGCGCCGGCGATCCGCGCAACGCGCTGCTGGTGGTGTTCGACGGCCGCGACTACCAGGACGCGATCCCCACCCCGCTGATCCTCGACAATCTGCACGCGGAAGGCGCGATCCCGCCGGTGCTGGCGGTGTTCGTCGCCAATCCCGACGCCGAGGCGCGGGCGCGCGAACTGCCCTGCAATCCGGCGTTCGGCGACTTCCTCGCCGACGAGCTGCTGCCGTTCGTCGAAGCGCGCGCCGGCGCGCTGCCGCCCGCCGCGCGCACCGTGCTGGCCGGCGCCAGCTACGGCGGGCTGGCCTCGGCCTGCGTGGCGCTCCAGCATCCGCAGCGCTTCGGCAATGTGCTCAGCCAGTCCGGCTCGTTCTGGTGGGCGCCCGACGCCGCGTCCGGGCAGCCGCAGGAAGAACCGGAATGGCTGACCCGCCGCTATGCCGAAGCGTCGCGCCAACCGATCCGCTTCTGGCTGGAAGCCGGCCGCTTCGAGACCGGCCACGGCCAGAGCGGCATCCTCGAAACCAACCGCCACCTGCGCGACGTGCTGCGCGCGAAAGGCTACGCCGTGGCGCACCGCGAATTCTCCGGCGGCCACGACTGGTACCACTGGCGCGGCGGCCTCGCCGACGGCATCGCCGCCCTGCTTTCCCCTTCGACCTTCCCCGACACCGCGCCCGCCGCCGCCAGCGCCATTTCCAGCCACAAGGACGACTGA